A region of Anopheles merus strain MAF chromosome 2R, AmerM5.1, whole genome shotgun sequence DNA encodes the following proteins:
- the LOC121587662 gene encoding uncharacterized protein LOC121587662 yields the protein MVSLRVSGVYRGAPTYDLQKVHTVNELSLPAQTLPLEELAQKYSHLRGLPIASYVGVKPRILIGMDNIHLGKPSRCAEGSFDEPIAAKTRLGWTVFGPCATPTTMKYCSPR from the coding sequence ATGGTGTCGCTGCGGGTATCAGGTGTCTACAGGGGAGCTCCAACATACGATCTTCAAAAGGTGCACACAGTGAATGAGTTATCACTTCCAGCACAAACGCTACCGCTCGAGGAACTGGCCCAGAAATACTCACACCTAAGGGGCCTGCCGATAGCTTCTTATGTTGGAGTGAAGCCACGAATCCTGATTGGTATGGACAATATCCACCTGGGAAAACCGTCACGGTGCGCTGAAGGGAGCTTTGACGAACCAATCGCCGCAAAGACGAGACTTGGATGGACTGTGTTTGGTCCATGTGCTACACCGACAACC
- the LOC121590646 gene encoding uncharacterized protein LOC121590646, with protein MQLSAKVLSGTVLLCCIGCNVLLAAATDSNDDEITARLERAKRWLNYPINGGLAKVVLGLVIPIRFHHPLPRVIVNTYNLQANYRIPATIIYPHPESVFQNRALERPAGEDQSRRQLYALLEQGLSRAGRNGRACLLRAVCEVAEMPLKHNGLIGEIIDVIFTPSASDRLEPDYLLARSYGQQGRDCTAQYTDCPAGHGLFDGISFLATQQPAQFAGE; from the exons ATGCAGCTGTCCGCCAAGGTCCTTTCCGGCACCGTGCTACTATGTTGCATTGGTTGCAAcgtgctgcttgctgctgctaccgacTCCAACGACGATGAAATCACGGCCCGGCTGGAACGTGCCAAACGGTGGCTCAACTATCCCATCAACGGTGGGCTCGCCAAAGTGGTGCTCGGGTTGGTCATACCCATCCGGTTCCATCATCCGCTGCCACGCGTCATCGTCAATACGTACAATTTGCAGGCCAACTACCGCATACCGGCCACCATCATCTATCCGCATCCGGAGTCGGTGTTTCAAAACCGGGCACTCGAACGGCCGGCCGGCGAGGATCAGAGCCGGCGGCAGCTGTACGCCCTGCTCGAGCAGGGCCTGTCCCGGGCGGGGCGGAATGGGCGGGCGTGCCTGCTGCGGGCCGTCTGTGAGGTCGCCGAAATGCCGCTCAAACACAACGGATTGATTGGCGAAATAATCGATGTGATTTTCAC ACCTTCAGCTTCGGACCGGCTCGAACCGGACTATCTGCTGGCCCGCTCGTACGGCCAGCAAGGACGTGACTGCACCGCACAATACACCGACTGTCCGGCTGGCCACGGTCTGTTCGACGGCATTTCCTTTCTAGCGACACAACAACCGGCCCAATTCGCTGGGGAATAG